In Actinomyces radicidentis, one genomic interval encodes:
- the bcp gene encoding thioredoxin-dependent thiol peroxidase: protein MPQLAVGDAAPAFTLPDSEGRETSLESLLEGGTTGVVVYFYPKACTPGCTREACDFRDSLAAWRAAGYNVVGVSPDKPELQRKFIDRQSLPFPLLSDPEHEVLEAWGSWGEKKNYGKTYTGVIRSTVVVGKDGTVELAKYNVKATGHVDRLRKALGID from the coding sequence ACGCCGCCCCCGCCTTCACCCTGCCCGACTCCGAGGGGCGGGAGACCTCGCTCGAGAGCCTCCTCGAGGGCGGCACCACGGGCGTCGTCGTCTACTTCTACCCGAAGGCCTGCACCCCCGGATGCACGCGCGAGGCCTGCGACTTCCGCGACTCACTGGCCGCGTGGCGGGCCGCCGGCTACAACGTCGTCGGCGTCTCCCCCGACAAGCCCGAGCTGCAGCGCAAGTTCATCGACCGCCAGTCCCTGCCCTTCCCCCTGCTCTCGGACCCCGAGCACGAGGTCCTCGAGGCGTGGGGCTCCTGGGGCGAGAAGAAGAACTACGGCAAGACGTACACGGGGGTCATCCGCTCCACCGTCGTCGTCGGCAAGGACGGGACGGTCGAGCTCGCCAAGTACAACGTCAAGGCCACCGGGCACGTCGACCGGCTCCGCAAGGCTCTCGGCATCGACTGA